The Corallococcus caeni genome includes a region encoding these proteins:
- a CDS encoding alpha-2-macroglobulin family protein produces MSAPLRPRTAAVVLCLLSLALSSVSVAAPAKAPPTWKAIDALVEDDKVESAAQGAEARLAAAKAQGDADEWTRALIRTVQLRTRLHGYETTVRFLKEQPWPEGLRQQATLHLLSAAVIANYVQAYRYEIGQREQVVSSGPVDLKAWTKDQLAAEIQRSYAAVWELRQKFGTEPVKVLSEYIQPNTYPEGIRSSVRDAVTYLWVASLEDTELWRPEQEQGVYRLDLGALLEGTPKVELKDPSAHPLLKVAAVLGDLEAWHLAAGRREAALEARLRRYEVLATSFSDAADQRRIREHLAAHLKGFRDVPWWSKGQHQLATMEARAGRAITAHALAKAGAEAWPKSVGGAQCAALVASLEAPELYATGMQVDGPGKRSILVGHRNVGPLYLRAYAMDVEARLAKPDPDMSLYASEAEVLRLVAGRKPDAAWSTALPPTPDFQRHQTFVTTPALKPGAYVIVMSTREDFAKKDSKLLSLSMSVSPWAMTVRKADPHQAELHVVDGATGAGAPNVEVRLVKPDYVTRRFSVVSRRTDANGDLLLVGKDADRYEDMLLVVGRGKGAMVFPGSVYLSPLYESSPQDQTLIYTDRAVYRPQQKLLWKVVAYRPEELSKRYRVLPDSPVTVSLVDPNGQEVAKREARTNTFGSVAGEFDLPLGRPLGQWTVRTSPNGYAGVRVEEYKRPTFEVTLKDAPEALRLNRRASFQGEARYYFGLPVTRGAVKWRVSREPVLPRWWFWERVPATTELVASGTATVGEDGGFTVAFTPEADERLAKAEGMSWRYRVEADLTDEGGETRSASRAFRLGFVSVEGRVESDVGFVREDFPSEVRLVRANLDGAPQAGPGRWRLVALKAPARPLMPSEVPVETPRPLDADAREPKEVSPTPGDALKPRWDAVYDVEQTLRRWDDGAEVAQAAVTHGADGVAAVKLPALRAGAYRLRYETTDAFGQKATAQRDFVVAGVRAPAGLPAVLAAERASVRVGEMARLMVASGFEGQPLVMDVYQGRQRVEHRLLTAGQGRAVVELPVTEALRGGFTVVLSMVRDWQALNFQQTVSVPFDDKELSLEFATFRDTLRPGAKETFRVTVKGPKGAKLEAGAAELLAYMYDQSLNAFGPHTPPQVAQLYPQQTLYVDFRASGGVSGADWLFDELDRDRPSAPEPSDDTLKFGDGYGLGGPGYRNYYGGVRRMRATAAKPGAVQRESADAAPPPPPPPAPAPSAAKAAPPGGRVLEQKRREIIQIIKGTPGAPEPGAPEEPLRSNFAETAFWIPQLLTGPDGAAVLEFTVPDSVTAWDVWVHALTRDLRGGSTQRSTRSVKELMVRPYLPRFLREGDRAELEVVVNNAGAQTQQGQLTLDIVDPDTQKSLAADFGVKTATQAFTVAAGKGTHLRFPITTPARVGPVAFRVVAKAGVFSDGELRPLPVLPGRMHLSQSRFVTLRDQDRKTLTFDDLKRSDDPTRVNEQLVVTVDAQLFYSVLQALPYLVDYPYECTEQTLNRFVSTGIVSSLFDKYPSVAKVARDLSQRSTRFETFDGVDPNRKMSLEETPWLNEAKGGTGTDDALLRVLDPKVARAQRLSSQEKLRKSQNADGGFPWWPGGPSSPYMTLYILHGLSRAMEHGVEVSPAMTEPAWGYLTTHFRSDYANRLMKKDLGWEFLTFLNFVASAYPDARYTGESLTAAERQRMLDFSFKHWKEHSPYLKGYLALTLNRAKRTKDAQKVWDSVMDSAKTTEDQGTFWAAEDRSWLWYNDTTESHAFALRTLSELRPKDARRAGLVQWLLLDKKLGHWKSTRATAEALYALVNYLEAEGALAVREELKVTVGPKVVPMSFSPDVYTGKKNQVVLTGPEVKPDTATTVVEKTTKGFAFASATWHFSTEELPKEERGDFFQVSRRYFVRIREGTQTLLRPLADGATLRPGDEVEVQLSLRLKHAAEYVHLRDPRAAGLEPENAQSRHKWDLGIVWYEETRDSGTNFFFEALPAGEYTFKYRLRANLAGSFRVGPATVQSMYAPEFTAYSTGTVLTVGRAP; encoded by the coding sequence ATGTCTGCTCCTTTGCGCCCGCGTACCGCAGCCGTCGTGTTGTGCCTGCTGTCCCTCGCGTTGTCCTCCGTGTCCGTGGCGGCCCCCGCGAAGGCGCCCCCGACGTGGAAGGCCATCGACGCGCTCGTCGAGGACGACAAGGTGGAGTCCGCCGCGCAGGGGGCCGAGGCCCGGCTTGCCGCGGCGAAGGCCCAGGGGGACGCGGACGAGTGGACGCGCGCGCTGATCCGCACGGTGCAGCTGCGCACGCGGCTGCACGGCTACGAGACGACGGTGCGCTTCCTGAAGGAGCAGCCCTGGCCGGAGGGGCTGCGGCAGCAGGCCACGCTCCACCTCTTATCCGCGGCGGTGATCGCCAACTACGTGCAGGCGTACCGCTACGAGATTGGCCAGCGCGAGCAGGTGGTGTCCTCCGGGCCGGTGGACCTGAAGGCGTGGACGAAGGATCAGCTGGCGGCGGAGATCCAGCGCTCCTACGCCGCGGTCTGGGAGCTGCGCCAGAAGTTCGGCACCGAGCCGGTGAAGGTGCTGTCCGAGTACATCCAGCCCAACACGTACCCGGAGGGCATCCGCTCCTCGGTCCGCGACGCGGTGACGTACCTGTGGGTGGCGTCGCTGGAGGACACGGAGCTGTGGCGTCCGGAGCAGGAGCAGGGCGTGTACCGGCTGGACCTGGGCGCGCTGCTGGAAGGCACGCCGAAGGTGGAGCTGAAGGACCCGTCCGCGCACCCGCTCCTGAAGGTCGCGGCGGTGCTGGGGGACCTGGAGGCGTGGCACCTGGCGGCGGGCCGGCGTGAGGCGGCGCTGGAGGCGAGGCTGCGGCGCTACGAGGTGCTGGCGACGTCGTTCAGCGACGCCGCGGATCAGCGGCGCATCCGGGAGCACCTGGCCGCGCACCTGAAGGGCTTCCGGGACGTGCCCTGGTGGTCCAAGGGGCAGCACCAGCTGGCGACGATGGAGGCGCGTGCGGGCCGTGCCATCACCGCGCACGCGCTGGCGAAGGCGGGCGCGGAGGCGTGGCCGAAGTCGGTGGGCGGCGCGCAGTGCGCGGCGCTGGTGGCGAGCCTGGAGGCGCCAGAGCTGTACGCCACCGGGATGCAGGTGGACGGGCCGGGCAAGCGCTCCATCCTGGTGGGCCACCGCAACGTGGGCCCGCTGTACCTGCGGGCGTACGCCATGGACGTGGAGGCCCGGCTCGCGAAGCCCGACCCGGACATGTCGCTGTACGCCTCCGAGGCGGAGGTGCTCCGGCTGGTGGCGGGGCGCAAGCCGGACGCCGCGTGGAGCACGGCCCTGCCGCCCACGCCCGACTTCCAGCGGCACCAGACGTTCGTGACCACGCCGGCGCTCAAGCCGGGCGCGTACGTCATCGTGATGTCCACGCGCGAGGACTTCGCGAAGAAGGACAGCAAGCTGCTCTCCCTGTCGATGTCCGTGTCGCCCTGGGCGATGACGGTGCGCAAGGCGGACCCCCACCAGGCGGAGCTCCACGTCGTGGACGGGGCCACGGGGGCGGGCGCACCGAACGTGGAGGTGCGGCTGGTGAAGCCGGACTACGTCACGCGCCGCTTCAGCGTCGTCAGCCGCCGCACCGACGCGAATGGCGACCTCTTGCTGGTGGGCAAGGACGCCGACCGCTACGAGGACATGCTGCTGGTGGTGGGCAGGGGCAAGGGCGCGATGGTGTTCCCGGGCTCGGTGTACCTGTCACCCCTCTACGAGTCGTCTCCGCAGGACCAGACGCTCATCTACACGGACCGCGCCGTCTACCGTCCCCAGCAGAAGCTGCTGTGGAAGGTGGTGGCCTACCGCCCGGAGGAGCTGTCGAAGCGCTACCGCGTCCTGCCGGATTCGCCGGTGACGGTATCGCTCGTCGACCCCAACGGCCAGGAGGTGGCGAAGCGCGAGGCGCGCACCAACACGTTCGGGTCGGTGGCGGGAGAGTTCGACCTCCCCTTGGGGCGGCCGCTGGGCCAGTGGACCGTGCGCACCAGCCCCAACGGCTACGCGGGCGTGCGCGTGGAGGAGTACAAGCGGCCCACCTTCGAGGTCACGCTGAAGGACGCGCCGGAGGCGCTGCGGCTCAACCGGCGTGCCAGCTTCCAGGGCGAGGCGCGCTACTACTTCGGCCTGCCGGTGACGCGCGGCGCGGTGAAGTGGCGCGTGTCGCGCGAGCCGGTGCTGCCCCGCTGGTGGTTCTGGGAGCGCGTCCCGGCCACCACGGAGCTGGTGGCCTCCGGCACGGCCACGGTGGGCGAGGACGGTGGCTTCACCGTGGCGTTCACCCCGGAAGCGGATGAGCGGCTCGCGAAGGCGGAGGGCATGTCGTGGCGCTACCGCGTGGAGGCGGACCTGACGGACGAGGGCGGGGAGACGCGCTCCGCGAGCCGTGCCTTCCGTCTGGGCTTCGTGTCCGTGGAGGGCCGGGTGGAGTCCGACGTGGGGTTCGTCCGCGAGGACTTCCCGTCGGAGGTGCGGCTCGTCCGCGCGAACCTGGATGGCGCGCCGCAGGCCGGACCGGGCCGCTGGCGGCTCGTCGCCTTGAAGGCTCCGGCCCGCCCGCTGATGCCGTCGGAGGTGCCGGTCGAAACGCCCCGGCCCCTGGACGCGGACGCGCGGGAGCCCAAGGAGGTGTCCCCCACGCCGGGTGACGCGCTCAAGCCGCGCTGGGACGCGGTCTACGACGTGGAGCAGACGCTGCGACGCTGGGACGACGGCGCGGAGGTGGCGCAGGCGGCGGTGACGCATGGCGCGGACGGGGTCGCCGCCGTGAAGCTGCCGGCGCTGCGCGCGGGGGCGTACCGCCTGCGCTACGAGACGACGGATGCGTTCGGCCAGAAGGCCACCGCGCAGCGGGACTTCGTGGTGGCGGGGGTTCGGGCTCCGGCGGGGCTGCCGGCGGTGCTGGCGGCGGAGCGTGCCTCCGTGCGCGTGGGCGAGATGGCGCGGTTGATGGTGGCCTCCGGCTTCGAGGGCCAGCCGCTGGTGATGGACGTGTACCAGGGGCGCCAGCGCGTGGAGCACCGCCTGCTGACGGCGGGGCAGGGGCGCGCGGTGGTGGAGCTCCCGGTGACGGAGGCCCTGCGCGGCGGCTTCACGGTGGTGCTCTCCATGGTGCGCGACTGGCAGGCGCTGAACTTCCAGCAGACGGTGTCCGTGCCCTTCGACGACAAGGAGCTCAGCCTGGAGTTCGCCACGTTCCGCGACACGCTGAGGCCCGGCGCGAAGGAGACCTTCCGAGTCACGGTGAAGGGGCCGAAGGGCGCGAAGCTGGAGGCGGGGGCCGCGGAGCTGCTCGCGTACATGTACGATCAGTCCCTGAACGCCTTCGGGCCGCACACGCCGCCCCAGGTGGCGCAGCTGTATCCGCAGCAGACCCTCTACGTGGACTTCCGCGCGTCCGGTGGCGTCTCCGGCGCGGACTGGCTCTTCGACGAACTGGACCGGGACCGGCCCTCCGCGCCGGAGCCTTCCGACGACACGCTGAAGTTCGGGGACGGCTACGGGCTGGGCGGGCCGGGCTACCGCAACTACTACGGAGGGGTGCGCCGCATGCGCGCCACGGCCGCGAAGCCCGGGGCCGTCCAGCGGGAGTCGGCCGACGCAGCACCGCCGCCGCCTCCGCCGCCCGCACCCGCGCCGTCCGCCGCGAAAGCCGCGCCGCCGGGCGGCCGGGTGCTGGAGCAGAAGCGGCGCGAGATCATCCAGATCATCAAGGGCACCCCCGGCGCCCCGGAACCGGGAGCGCCGGAGGAGCCGCTGCGCTCCAACTTCGCGGAGACGGCGTTCTGGATTCCGCAGCTGCTCACCGGACCGGACGGGGCCGCGGTGCTGGAGTTCACGGTGCCGGACTCGGTGACGGCGTGGGACGTCTGGGTGCACGCGCTCACGCGCGACCTGCGCGGTGGCTCCACGCAGCGCTCCACCCGCAGCGTGAAGGAGCTGATGGTGCGCCCCTACCTGCCGCGCTTCCTGCGCGAGGGGGACCGCGCGGAGCTGGAGGTCGTGGTGAACAACGCGGGGGCGCAGACGCAGCAGGGGCAGCTCACGCTCGACATCGTGGACCCGGACACGCAGAAGAGCCTGGCCGCCGACTTCGGCGTGAAGACGGCCACGCAGGCCTTCACGGTGGCCGCGGGGAAGGGCACGCACCTGCGCTTCCCCATCACCACGCCCGCGCGCGTGGGGCCGGTGGCCTTCCGCGTGGTCGCGAAGGCGGGGGTGTTCAGCGACGGGGAGCTGAGGCCCCTGCCGGTGCTGCCCGGCCGCATGCACCTGTCCCAGTCGCGCTTCGTGACGCTGCGCGACCAGGACCGCAAGACGCTGACGTTCGACGACCTGAAGCGCTCGGATGACCCCACGCGGGTGAACGAGCAGCTCGTCGTCACGGTGGACGCGCAGCTGTTCTACTCCGTGCTCCAGGCGCTGCCGTACCTGGTGGACTACCCCTATGAGTGCACGGAGCAGACGCTCAACCGCTTCGTGTCCACGGGCATCGTCTCCAGCCTCTTCGACAAGTATCCGTCGGTGGCGAAGGTGGCCAGGGACCTGAGCCAGCGGAGCACGCGCTTCGAGACCTTCGACGGCGTGGACCCGAACCGGAAGATGTCGCTGGAGGAGACGCCCTGGCTCAACGAGGCGAAGGGCGGGACCGGCACCGACGACGCGCTCCTGCGCGTGCTGGATCCGAAGGTGGCCCGGGCCCAGCGCCTGTCGTCCCAGGAGAAGCTGCGCAAGTCACAGAACGCGGACGGTGGCTTCCCCTGGTGGCCGGGCGGCCCGTCGTCGCCGTACATGACGCTCTACATCCTGCACGGCCTGTCGCGCGCCATGGAGCACGGCGTGGAGGTGTCGCCCGCCATGACGGAGCCTGCGTGGGGCTACCTCACCACGCACTTCCGGAGCGACTACGCGAACCGCCTGATGAAGAAGGACCTGGGCTGGGAGTTCCTCACGTTCCTCAACTTCGTCGCGTCGGCGTATCCGGACGCGCGCTACACGGGCGAGTCGCTCACGGCGGCCGAGCGGCAGCGCATGCTCGACTTCTCCTTCAAGCACTGGAAGGAGCACTCGCCGTACCTCAAGGGGTACCTGGCGCTCACGCTGAACCGGGCGAAGCGCACGAAGGACGCGCAGAAGGTCTGGGACAGCGTGATGGACTCCGCGAAGACGACGGAGGACCAGGGCACCTTCTGGGCCGCGGAGGACCGCAGCTGGCTCTGGTACAACGACACCACGGAGTCCCATGCCTTCGCGCTGCGCACGCTGTCGGAGCTGCGCCCGAAGGACGCGCGCCGCGCGGGCCTGGTGCAGTGGCTGCTCCTGGACAAGAAGCTGGGCCACTGGAAGTCCACGCGCGCCACGGCGGAGGCGCTCTACGCGCTGGTGAACTACCTGGAGGCGGAAGGGGCGCTGGCCGTGCGCGAGGAGCTGAAGGTGACGGTGGGCCCGAAGGTGGTCCCCATGAGCTTCTCGCCCGACGTGTACACGGGGAAGAAGAACCAGGTGGTGCTCACCGGGCCGGAGGTGAAGCCGGACACGGCGACCACGGTGGTGGAGAAGACGACGAAGGGCTTCGCCTTCGCCTCCGCGACGTGGCACTTCTCCACGGAGGAGCTGCCGAAGGAGGAGCGCGGGGACTTCTTCCAGGTGTCGCGCCGCTACTTCGTGCGCATCCGCGAAGGCACCCAGACGCTGCTGCGCCCGCTGGCGGACGGCGCGACGCTGCGGCCCGGCGACGAGGTGGAGGTGCAGCTGTCCCTGCGCCTGAAGCACGCGGCGGAGTACGTGCACCTGCGTGACCCGCGCGCCGCGGGCCTGGAGCCGGAGAACGCGCAGTCCCGCCACAAGTGGGACCTGGGCATCGTCTGGTACGAGGAGACGCGCGACTCGGGGACGAACTTCTTCTTCGAGGCGCTGCCCGCGGGCGAGTACACGTTCAAGTACCGGCTGCGCGCGAACCTCGCGGGCAGCTTCCGCGTGGGCCCGGCGACCGTGCAGTCCATGTACGCGCCGGAGTTCACCGCGTACTCCACGGGCACGGTGCTCACCGTGGGCAGGGCGCCGTAG
- a CDS encoding RlmE family RNA methyltransferase, translating into MLGTASDMGKPYRPKDHYFQKAKQEGLRARSAFKVDEILKRFPTSVKKGAAVLDLGAAPGGFLQILADAVGMHGRVVGVDIVAIRPFSQKWVTTAVLDVLADDFDAKLAAMYDGPYDAVISDMAPKTSGIKGTDEARSLRLAGKALEVAAARGKPGGTFVAKVFMGGDFEAFRDEVRQHFEEVKIVRPEATRGASMEVYVVGLRRRGPAPAAS; encoded by the coding sequence ATGCTAGGGACGGCTTCTGACATGGGCAAGCCCTACCGTCCTAAAGACCACTATTTCCAGAAAGCCAAGCAAGAGGGACTGCGGGCGCGTTCGGCCTTCAAGGTCGACGAGATCCTCAAGCGCTTTCCTACGTCCGTGAAGAAGGGCGCGGCGGTGCTGGATCTGGGCGCCGCGCCGGGCGGCTTCCTCCAGATTCTCGCGGACGCGGTGGGCATGCACGGGCGCGTCGTCGGCGTGGACATCGTGGCCATCCGGCCGTTCTCCCAGAAGTGGGTGACGACGGCGGTGCTGGACGTGCTCGCGGACGACTTCGACGCGAAGCTGGCCGCGATGTACGACGGGCCCTACGACGCGGTCATCTCCGACATGGCGCCCAAGACGTCCGGCATCAAGGGCACGGACGAGGCGCGCAGCCTGCGGCTCGCGGGCAAGGCGCTGGAGGTGGCCGCCGCTCGCGGCAAGCCCGGGGGCACGTTCGTGGCCAAGGTCTTCATGGGCGGCGACTTCGAGGCCTTCCGTGACGAGGTGCGCCAGCACTTCGAGGAAGTGAAGATCGTCCGGCCGGAGGCCACGCGCGGCGCCAGCATGGAGGTCTACGTCGTGGGGCTGCGGCGCCGGGGACCTGCGCCCGCTGCTTCCTGA
- a CDS encoding acyl-CoA dehydrogenase family protein produces the protein MLNPFTEEHEAFRRTVRAFVEKEMAPHGLDWDRAGIFPRELFKKCGELGFLGINHDPKYGGSGLDYWYVTAFAEELSRSRNAGVNMALLVQSQMATPIINEIGTDEQKREFLEPALKGERIAALGVSEPGCGSDVASIKTTARRDGDDYVINGSKMWITNGTRADFITLAVRTGEEGYGGISLVTFPTDVKGFGVSKKLDKVGNLSSDTAILYFEDCRIPARYVLGEENQGFYHIMTNFQGERLVGAITTVGGMDRMLEDALQYGNEREAFGRPLIKFQVWRHKFVEHLTAVEAARRLNYYAVDLYDRKENPVKEISMAKLFAGDLAQRVAYDCQQFFGGMGYIEETPIARMWRDVRLITIGGGTSEVMKEIISKLYGF, from the coding sequence ATGCTCAACCCGTTCACCGAGGAGCACGAGGCGTTTCGCAGGACGGTGCGCGCCTTCGTGGAGAAGGAGATGGCGCCCCATGGTCTGGACTGGGACCGGGCGGGCATCTTCCCCCGCGAGCTGTTCAAGAAGTGCGGCGAGCTGGGCTTCCTGGGCATCAACCACGACCCGAAGTACGGCGGCAGCGGCCTGGACTACTGGTACGTGACGGCGTTCGCGGAGGAGCTGTCGCGCAGCCGCAACGCGGGCGTGAACATGGCGCTCCTGGTGCAGAGCCAGATGGCCACGCCCATCATCAATGAAATCGGCACCGACGAGCAGAAGCGCGAGTTCCTGGAGCCCGCGCTCAAGGGCGAGCGCATCGCGGCGCTGGGCGTGAGCGAGCCGGGCTGCGGCTCCGACGTGGCGAGCATCAAGACGACGGCGCGCCGCGACGGGGACGACTACGTCATCAACGGCTCCAAGATGTGGATCACCAACGGCACGCGCGCGGACTTCATCACGCTGGCGGTGCGCACGGGCGAGGAGGGCTACGGCGGCATCTCGCTGGTGACGTTCCCCACGGACGTAAAGGGGTTCGGCGTCTCCAAGAAGCTGGACAAGGTGGGCAACCTGTCCTCGGACACGGCCATCCTCTACTTCGAGGACTGCCGCATCCCCGCGCGCTACGTGCTGGGCGAGGAGAACCAGGGCTTCTACCACATCATGACCAACTTCCAGGGTGAGCGCCTGGTGGGCGCCATCACCACGGTGGGAGGCATGGACCGGATGCTGGAGGACGCGCTCCAGTACGGCAACGAGCGCGAGGCGTTCGGCCGGCCCCTCATCAAGTTCCAGGTGTGGCGCCACAAGTTCGTGGAGCACCTGACGGCGGTGGAGGCGGCGCGGCGGCTCAACTACTACGCGGTGGACCTCTACGACCGGAAGGAGAACCCGGTGAAGGAGATCTCCATGGCGAAGCTGTTCGCAGGCGACCTGGCCCAGCGCGTGGCCTACGACTGCCAGCAGTTCTTCGGCGGCATGGGCTACATCGAGGAGACGCCCATCGCGCGCATGTGGCGCGACGTGCGGCTCATCACCATCGGCGGCGGCACCTCCGAGGTGATGAAGGAGATCATCTCCAAGCTGTACGGCTTCTAG
- a CDS encoding efflux RND transporter periplasmic adaptor subunit, whose product MNQRILAAVVAVAVSTAGCSKAGAEKAQLPTQQEGSNALGVKAITPATELEQNVTRVTGQVRSKQEAVLGPQATGTLAKVNVRVGDKVKKGDVLAQLDTSNVSIAVDQAKAAKEMAEAALQLATSNLERTRKVAESGGVAASALEQAEIGQKQAAAQAAQAGAAYRLAVENLRDHSIVAPFNGIITARNKNVGDSVAMTPSTPVFSIVDADGLEIRMMVPESVIDNVTPGTVTPGTVNPSGMRFEAKVANVGAVIDAQSRTVEVLADVTGKTEHPLRPGALVEMDFSKAAGDTGNGLFLPAQAVSSKGQEGYVWVVQDGTVRKRDVRVQRVLPGYVKVLQGLTAEERVLADASLDVKEGTAVRVAQ is encoded by the coding sequence GTGAATCAGCGAATCTTGGCTGCCGTGGTGGCCGTGGCGGTGTCGACGGCGGGGTGCTCGAAGGCGGGCGCGGAGAAGGCGCAGCTTCCGACTCAGCAGGAAGGCTCCAACGCACTGGGCGTGAAGGCGATCACGCCGGCCACGGAGCTGGAGCAGAACGTGACGCGCGTCACCGGCCAGGTCCGCTCCAAGCAGGAGGCCGTCCTGGGTCCCCAGGCGACGGGCACGCTGGCGAAGGTGAACGTCCGGGTGGGCGACAAGGTGAAGAAGGGCGACGTGCTGGCGCAGCTGGACACGTCCAACGTGAGCATCGCGGTGGATCAGGCGAAGGCGGCCAAGGAGATGGCGGAGGCCGCGCTCCAGCTGGCCACCAGCAACCTGGAGCGCACGCGCAAGGTGGCCGAGTCCGGCGGTGTCGCGGCCAGCGCGCTGGAGCAGGCGGAGATCGGCCAGAAGCAGGCCGCGGCCCAGGCGGCCCAGGCCGGCGCGGCCTACCGGCTGGCGGTGGAGAACCTGCGGGACCACTCCATCGTGGCGCCCTTCAACGGCATCATCACCGCGCGCAACAAGAACGTGGGTGACTCGGTGGCGATGACGCCCTCCACCCCGGTGTTCTCCATCGTGGACGCGGACGGGCTGGAGATCCGGATGATGGTGCCGGAGTCCGTCATCGACAACGTGACGCCGGGCACCGTGACGCCGGGCACCGTGAACCCCAGCGGCATGCGCTTCGAGGCGAAGGTGGCCAACGTGGGCGCCGTCATCGACGCGCAGAGCCGCACCGTGGAGGTGCTGGCGGACGTGACGGGCAAGACGGAGCACCCGCTGCGCCCCGGCGCGCTGGTGGAGATGGACTTCTCCAAGGCCGCGGGCGACACGGGCAACGGCCTGTTCCTGCCGGCCCAGGCCGTCAGCAGCAAGGGCCAGGAGGGCTACGTGTGGGTGGTGCAGGACGGCACCGTGCGCAAGCGCGACGTGCGCGTGCAGCGCGTGCTGCCGGGCTACGTGAAGGTGCTGCAGGGCCTGACGGCGGAGGAGCGCGTGCTCGCCGACGCCTCGTTGGACGTCAAGGAGGGAACCGCGGTGCGCGTGGCGCAGTAG